In one window of Drosophila mauritiana strain mau12 chromosome X, ASM438214v1, whole genome shotgun sequence DNA:
- the LOC117146535 gene encoding protein shifted isoform X2 — MTHQGIGCLVKWLYLVLIVHTLLCIGQLECRQQHHNRNNNNNNRRADSSSSEEGHGNTSDGLDNIADQDTSIVGHDHQPRRGQRKKHQGGGGSGGGGTGGGGGSRHNRNEESGISLWINEQQLKMLTALYFPQGYSERLYAIHNSRVTNDLRDTTLYNFLVIPSEVNYVNFTWKSGRRKYFYDFDRLQTMDESILKAPTLSIRKSGRIPQEQKNFSIFLPCTGNSSGTASFNVGLKIQTRHNKPLSGTPIRLNFKKECAHRGVYDIDASNPTSLTTLQECSLKCGKNGYCNEHHICKCNVGYTGQYCETAFCFPQCLNGGNCTAPSVCTCPEGYQGTQCEGGICKDKCLNGGKCIQKDKCQCSKGYYGLRCEYSKCVIPCKNEGRCIGNNLCRCAHGLRGDHCEIGRKQRSICKCRNGTCVSHKHCKCHPGFYGRHCNGRKRRHVHRNDDSKF, encoded by the exons ATGACACATCAGGGCATCGGCTGCCTGGTCAAGTGGTTATATCTGGTGCTGATCGTGCACACGCTCCTCTGCATCGGCCAGCTCGAGTGTCGCCAGCAACACCACAATCggaataacaataacaataacagaaGAGCGGACTCATCCAGCTCAGAGGAGGGCCACGGCAACACCAGCGATGGCCTGGACAACATCGCAGATCAGGACACCAGCATCGTTGGCCATGACCACCAGCCGCGTCGGGGCCAACGAAAGAAACATCAGGGAGGTGgaggcagcggcggcggcggaaCGGGAGGAGGCGGTGGAAGCCGGCACAATCGCAACGAGGAGAGCGGCATCTCGTTGTGGATCAACGAGCAGCAGCTCAAAATGCTTACAG CGCTCTACTTTCCACAGGGCTACTCGGAGCGCCTGTACGCCATTCACAACAGCCGGGTGACCAACGATCTGAGGGACACGACGCTGTACAACTTTCTGGTTATCCCATCGGAGGTCAACTACGTTAACTTCACATGGAAGTCGGGGCGCCGCAAGTACTTCTACGACTTTGACCGCCTGCAGACCATGGACGAAAGCATCTTGAAGGCGCCGACTCTGTCCATTCGCAAGAGCGGACGCATTCCGCAGGAGCAGAAGA ATTTTAGCATATTCCTGCCCTGCACCGGCAACAGCTCCGGCACCGCGTCCTTCAACGTCGGCCTCAAGATCCAGACGCGCCACAACAAGCCCCTCTCGGGCACACCCATTCGCCTCAACTTCAAAAAGGAATGCGCCCACAGAGGTGTGTATGATATAGACGCTTCCAACCCTACTTCACTAACAACTTTGCAAG AATGCAGCTTGAAGTGCGGCAAGAACGGCTACTGCAACGAGCACCATATCTGCAAGTGCAACGTGGGCTACACGGGCCAATACTGCGAGACGGCCTTCTGTTTTCCGCAGTGCCTCAACGGCGGTAACTGCACGGCGCCGTCGGTCTGCACCTGTCCGGAGGGCTACCAGGGCACGCAGTGCGAAGGTG GTATTTGCAAGGACAAGTGCTTGAATGGCGGCAAGTGTATACAAAAGGACAAGTGCCAGTGCTCCAAGGGTTACTACGGCCTGCGTTGCGAGTACT CCAAATGTGTGATCCCCTGCAAGAACGAGGGCCGGTGCATCGGGAACAACCTGTGCCGCTGCGCTCACGGACTACGAGGCGATCACTGCGAGATCGGGCGCAAACAGCGCTCCATCTGCAAGTGTCGCAACGGCACCTGCGTCTCCCACAAGCACTGCAAGTGCCATCCGGGATTCTATGGACGCCACTGCAACGGTC GCAAGCGACGTCATGTCCACCGAAACGATGACTCCAAGTTCTAG
- the LOC117146535 gene encoding protein shifted isoform X3, with amino-acid sequence MTHQGIGCLVKWLYLVLIVHTLLCIGQLECRQQHHNRNNNNNNRRADSSSSEEGHGNTSDGLDNIADQDTSIVGHDHQPRRGQRKKHQGGGGSGGGGTGGGGGSRHNRNEESGISLWINEQQLKMLTALYFPQGYSERLYAIHNSRVTNDLRDTTLYNFLVIPSEVNYVNFTWKSGRRKYFYDFDRLQTMDESILKAPTLSIRKSGRIPQEQKNFSIFLPCTGNSSGTASFNVGLKIQTRHNKPLSGTPIRLNFKKECAHRAPDPECSLKCGKNGYCNEHHICKCNVGYTGQYCETAFCFPQCLNGGNCTAPSVCTCPEGYQGTQCEGGICKDKCLNGGKCIQKDKCQCSKGYYGLRCEYSKCVIPCKNEGRCIGNNLCRCAHGLRGDHCEIGRKQRSICKCRNGTCVSHKHCKCHPGFYGRHCNGRKRRHVHRNDDSKF; translated from the exons ATGACACATCAGGGCATCGGCTGCCTGGTCAAGTGGTTATATCTGGTGCTGATCGTGCACACGCTCCTCTGCATCGGCCAGCTCGAGTGTCGCCAGCAACACCACAATCggaataacaataacaataacagaaGAGCGGACTCATCCAGCTCAGAGGAGGGCCACGGCAACACCAGCGATGGCCTGGACAACATCGCAGATCAGGACACCAGCATCGTTGGCCATGACCACCAGCCGCGTCGGGGCCAACGAAAGAAACATCAGGGAGGTGgaggcagcggcggcggcggaaCGGGAGGAGGCGGTGGAAGCCGGCACAATCGCAACGAGGAGAGCGGCATCTCGTTGTGGATCAACGAGCAGCAGCTCAAAATGCTTACAG CGCTCTACTTTCCACAGGGCTACTCGGAGCGCCTGTACGCCATTCACAACAGCCGGGTGACCAACGATCTGAGGGACACGACGCTGTACAACTTTCTGGTTATCCCATCGGAGGTCAACTACGTTAACTTCACATGGAAGTCGGGGCGCCGCAAGTACTTCTACGACTTTGACCGCCTGCAGACCATGGACGAAAGCATCTTGAAGGCGCCGACTCTGTCCATTCGCAAGAGCGGACGCATTCCGCAGGAGCAGAAGA ATTTTAGCATATTCCTGCCCTGCACCGGCAACAGCTCCGGCACCGCGTCCTTCAACGTCGGCCTCAAGATCCAGACGCGCCACAACAAGCCCCTCTCGGGCACACCCATTCGCCTCAACTTCAAAAAGGAATGCGCCCACAGAG CTCCCGATCCAGAATGCAGCTTGAAGTGCGGCAAGAACGGCTACTGCAACGAGCACCATATCTGCAAGTGCAACGTGGGCTACACGGGCCAATACTGCGAGACGGCCTTCTGTTTTCCGCAGTGCCTCAACGGCGGTAACTGCACGGCGCCGTCGGTCTGCACCTGTCCGGAGGGCTACCAGGGCACGCAGTGCGAAGGTG GTATTTGCAAGGACAAGTGCTTGAATGGCGGCAAGTGTATACAAAAGGACAAGTGCCAGTGCTCCAAGGGTTACTACGGCCTGCGTTGCGAGTACT CCAAATGTGTGATCCCCTGCAAGAACGAGGGCCGGTGCATCGGGAACAACCTGTGCCGCTGCGCTCACGGACTACGAGGCGATCACTGCGAGATCGGGCGCAAACAGCGCTCCATCTGCAAGTGTCGCAACGGCACCTGCGTCTCCCACAAGCACTGCAAGTGCCATCCGGGATTCTATGGACGCCACTGCAACGGTC GCAAGCGACGTCATGTCCACCGAAACGATGACTCCAAGTTCTAG
- the LOC117146535 gene encoding protein shifted isoform X4 yields the protein MTHQGIGCLVKWLYLVLIVHTLLCIGQLECRQQHHNRNNNNNNRRADSSSSEEGHGNTSDGLDNIADQDTSIVGHDHQPRRGQRKKHQGGGGSGGGGTGGGGGSRHNRNEESGISLWINEQQLKMLTALYFPQGYSERLYAIHNSRVTNDLRDTTLYNFLVIPSEVNYVNFTWKSGRRKYFYDFDRLQTMDESILKAPTLSIRKSGRIPQEQKNFSIFLPCTGNSSGTASFNVGLKIQTRHNKPLSGTPIRLNFKKECAHRECSLKCGKNGYCNEHHICKCNVGYTGQYCETAFCFPQCLNGGNCTAPSVCTCPEGYQGTQCEGGICKDKCLNGGKCIQKDKCQCSKGYYGLRCEYSKCVIPCKNEGRCIGNNLCRCAHGLRGDHCEIGRKQRSICKCRNGTCVSHKHCKCHPGFYGRHCNGRKRRHVHRNDDSKF from the exons ATGACACATCAGGGCATCGGCTGCCTGGTCAAGTGGTTATATCTGGTGCTGATCGTGCACACGCTCCTCTGCATCGGCCAGCTCGAGTGTCGCCAGCAACACCACAATCggaataacaataacaataacagaaGAGCGGACTCATCCAGCTCAGAGGAGGGCCACGGCAACACCAGCGATGGCCTGGACAACATCGCAGATCAGGACACCAGCATCGTTGGCCATGACCACCAGCCGCGTCGGGGCCAACGAAAGAAACATCAGGGAGGTGgaggcagcggcggcggcggaaCGGGAGGAGGCGGTGGAAGCCGGCACAATCGCAACGAGGAGAGCGGCATCTCGTTGTGGATCAACGAGCAGCAGCTCAAAATGCTTACAG CGCTCTACTTTCCACAGGGCTACTCGGAGCGCCTGTACGCCATTCACAACAGCCGGGTGACCAACGATCTGAGGGACACGACGCTGTACAACTTTCTGGTTATCCCATCGGAGGTCAACTACGTTAACTTCACATGGAAGTCGGGGCGCCGCAAGTACTTCTACGACTTTGACCGCCTGCAGACCATGGACGAAAGCATCTTGAAGGCGCCGACTCTGTCCATTCGCAAGAGCGGACGCATTCCGCAGGAGCAGAAGA ATTTTAGCATATTCCTGCCCTGCACCGGCAACAGCTCCGGCACCGCGTCCTTCAACGTCGGCCTCAAGATCCAGACGCGCCACAACAAGCCCCTCTCGGGCACACCCATTCGCCTCAACTTCAAAAAGGAATGCGCCCACAGAG AATGCAGCTTGAAGTGCGGCAAGAACGGCTACTGCAACGAGCACCATATCTGCAAGTGCAACGTGGGCTACACGGGCCAATACTGCGAGACGGCCTTCTGTTTTCCGCAGTGCCTCAACGGCGGTAACTGCACGGCGCCGTCGGTCTGCACCTGTCCGGAGGGCTACCAGGGCACGCAGTGCGAAGGTG GTATTTGCAAGGACAAGTGCTTGAATGGCGGCAAGTGTATACAAAAGGACAAGTGCCAGTGCTCCAAGGGTTACTACGGCCTGCGTTGCGAGTACT CCAAATGTGTGATCCCCTGCAAGAACGAGGGCCGGTGCATCGGGAACAACCTGTGCCGCTGCGCTCACGGACTACGAGGCGATCACTGCGAGATCGGGCGCAAACAGCGCTCCATCTGCAAGTGTCGCAACGGCACCTGCGTCTCCCACAAGCACTGCAAGTGCCATCCGGGATTCTATGGACGCCACTGCAACGGTC GCAAGCGACGTCATGTCCACCGAAACGATGACTCCAAGTTCTAG
- the LOC117146535 gene encoding protein shifted isoform X1, whose translation MTHQGIGCLVKWLYLVLIVHTLLCIGQLECRQQHHNRNNNNNNRRADSSSSEEGHGNTSDGLDNIADQDTSIVGHDHQPRRGQRKKHQGGGGSGGGGTGGGGGSRHNRNEESGISLWINEQQLKMLTALYFPQGYSERLYAIHNSRVTNDLRDTTLYNFLVIPSEVNYVNFTWKSGRRKYFYDFDRLQTMDESILKAPTLSIRKSGRIPQEQKNFSIFLPCTGNSSGTASFNVGLKIQTRHNKPLSGTPIRLNFKKECAHRGVYDIDASNPTSLTTLQAPDPECSLKCGKNGYCNEHHICKCNVGYTGQYCETAFCFPQCLNGGNCTAPSVCTCPEGYQGTQCEGGICKDKCLNGGKCIQKDKCQCSKGYYGLRCEYSKCVIPCKNEGRCIGNNLCRCAHGLRGDHCEIGRKQRSICKCRNGTCVSHKHCKCHPGFYGRHCNGRKRRHVHRNDDSKF comes from the exons ATGACACATCAGGGCATCGGCTGCCTGGTCAAGTGGTTATATCTGGTGCTGATCGTGCACACGCTCCTCTGCATCGGCCAGCTCGAGTGTCGCCAGCAACACCACAATCggaataacaataacaataacagaaGAGCGGACTCATCCAGCTCAGAGGAGGGCCACGGCAACACCAGCGATGGCCTGGACAACATCGCAGATCAGGACACCAGCATCGTTGGCCATGACCACCAGCCGCGTCGGGGCCAACGAAAGAAACATCAGGGAGGTGgaggcagcggcggcggcggaaCGGGAGGAGGCGGTGGAAGCCGGCACAATCGCAACGAGGAGAGCGGCATCTCGTTGTGGATCAACGAGCAGCAGCTCAAAATGCTTACAG CGCTCTACTTTCCACAGGGCTACTCGGAGCGCCTGTACGCCATTCACAACAGCCGGGTGACCAACGATCTGAGGGACACGACGCTGTACAACTTTCTGGTTATCCCATCGGAGGTCAACTACGTTAACTTCACATGGAAGTCGGGGCGCCGCAAGTACTTCTACGACTTTGACCGCCTGCAGACCATGGACGAAAGCATCTTGAAGGCGCCGACTCTGTCCATTCGCAAGAGCGGACGCATTCCGCAGGAGCAGAAGA ATTTTAGCATATTCCTGCCCTGCACCGGCAACAGCTCCGGCACCGCGTCCTTCAACGTCGGCCTCAAGATCCAGACGCGCCACAACAAGCCCCTCTCGGGCACACCCATTCGCCTCAACTTCAAAAAGGAATGCGCCCACAGAGGTGTGTATGATATAGACGCTTCCAACCCTACTTCACTAACAACTTTGCAAG CTCCCGATCCAGAATGCAGCTTGAAGTGCGGCAAGAACGGCTACTGCAACGAGCACCATATCTGCAAGTGCAACGTGGGCTACACGGGCCAATACTGCGAGACGGCCTTCTGTTTTCCGCAGTGCCTCAACGGCGGTAACTGCACGGCGCCGTCGGTCTGCACCTGTCCGGAGGGCTACCAGGGCACGCAGTGCGAAGGTG GTATTTGCAAGGACAAGTGCTTGAATGGCGGCAAGTGTATACAAAAGGACAAGTGCCAGTGCTCCAAGGGTTACTACGGCCTGCGTTGCGAGTACT CCAAATGTGTGATCCCCTGCAAGAACGAGGGCCGGTGCATCGGGAACAACCTGTGCCGCTGCGCTCACGGACTACGAGGCGATCACTGCGAGATCGGGCGCAAACAGCGCTCCATCTGCAAGTGTCGCAACGGCACCTGCGTCTCCCACAAGCACTGCAAGTGCCATCCGGGATTCTATGGACGCCACTGCAACGGTC GCAAGCGACGTCATGTCCACCGAAACGATGACTCCAAGTTCTAG